One region of Primulina tabacum isolate GXHZ01 chromosome 1, ASM2559414v2, whole genome shotgun sequence genomic DNA includes:
- the LOC142542372 gene encoding squalene monooxygenase SE1-like → MVMIDQYILGGFVASLLGLVLFYNLRREIKKTRGSKIARKGGSVRSSVAGVGFRPVVSGDTDIIIVGAGVAGAALACTLAKEGRRVHVIERDLTEPDRIVGELLQPGGYLKLIELGLEDCVSEIDAQRVFGYALFKDGKGTKLSYPLEKFQSDVSGRSFHNGRFIQRMREKAMTFSNVRLEQGTVTSLVEEKGTVKGVQYKNKNGEEITAYAPLTIVCDGCFSNLRRSLCTSKVEIPSCFVGLVLENCELPYPNHGHVVLGDPSPILFYQISSTETRCLVDVPGQKVPSIANGEMTKYLRTVVAPQIPPQLYDAFIAAIEKGNIRTMPNRSMPADPLPTPGAILLGDAFNMRHPLTGGGMTVALSDIVILRDLLRPIRNLNDASTLSKYLESFYTLRKPVASTVNILAGALYKVFCASSDQARAEMRQACFDYLSLGGIFSTGPISLLSGLNPRPLSLFLHFFAVAVYGFGRLLLPYPSPRRIWLGAKLLTGASGIIFPIIKAEGVRQIFFPATVPAYYRASPIN, encoded by the exons ATGGTGATGATCGATCAGTATATTCTCGGAGGCTTCGTCGCTTCCTTGTTGGGACTTGTCTTGTTTTACAATTTGCGTAGAGAAATAAAAAAAACGAGAGGTTCTAAGATTGCACGTAAAGGTGGAAGCGTTAGGAGCTCCGTAGCCGGTGTCGGTTTCCGACCGGTGGTTAGTGGAGATACCGACATTATCATCGTGGGTGCCGGCGTCGCCGGGGCGGCTTTGGCGTGTACTCTCGCTAAG GAGGGACGTCGAGTTCATGTGATTGAAAGAGACTTAACCGAGCCAGATCGTATAGTTGGCGAACTGTTACAGCCTGGAGGGTATTTGAAGCTGATTGAGTTAGGCCTAGAAG ATTGCGTGAGCGAAATCGATGCCCAACGAGTTTTCGGATATGCCCTTTTTAAGGACGGTAAAGGCACCAAGTTATCTTATCCCCTGGAGAAATTTCAATCGGATGTCTCGGGTAGAAGCTTTCACAATGGCCGATTTATACAGAGGATGAGAGAAAAGGCCATGACTTTTTCGAA CGTAAGACTCGAACAAGGGACAGTGACATCCTTGGTTGAAGAAAAGGGAACTGTTAAAGGAGTACAGTACAAAAATAAGAATGGTGAAGAGATAACTGCGTATGCTCCTCTGACCATAGTTTGTGATGGTTGTTTTTCGAATTTGAGACGTTCCCTTTGTACTTCTAAG GTTGAAATTCCCTCTTGTTTTGTTGGTTTGGTCTTGGAAAATTGTGAACTCCCGTACCCAAATCACGGACATGTCGTTCTTGGAGATCCTTCGCCTATCCTATTTTACCAAATCAGCAGCACTGAGACTCGGTGTCTCGTTGATGTCCCTGGACAAAAGGTTCCTTCCATTGCCAATGGTGAAATGACCAAATATTTGAGGACTGTGGTGGCTCCTCAG ATTCCTCCTCAGCTGTATGATGCATTTATCGCTGCGATCGAGAAAGGTAACATAAGAACCATGCCAAACAGAAGCATGCCAGCAGATCCTCTTCCCACACCTGGTGCCATTCTACTGGGAGACGCATTCAACATGCGCCACCCTTTAACCGGGGGAGGAATGACCGTTGCTCTATCGGACATTGTCATTCTTCGTGATCTTCTAAGACCGATAAGGAATTTAAATGATGCATCTACCCTGAGCAAGTATCTTGAATCCTTCTACACCCTAAGAAAG CCAGTGGCATCGACCGTTAACATATTAGCCGGAGCCCTGTACAAGGTGTTCTGTGCATCCTCTGATCAAGCAAGGGCAGAAATGCGCCAAGCCTGTTTCGACTACTTAAGCCTTGGAGGGATCTTCTCCACTGGCCCCATTTCTTTGCTCTCCGGTCTGAATCCACGCCCTTTAAGCCTCTTCCTCCATTTCTTCGCCGTGGCCGTCTATGGATTCGGACGGTTATTGCTTCCCTACCCTTCTCCCAGAAGGATTTGGTTGGGAGCTAAATTGCTTACT GGTGCATCTGGTATCATTTTCCCAATCATAAAGGCTGAGGGAGTGAGACAAATATTCTTCCCTGCTACCGTTCCAGCATACTACAGGGCTTCaccgattaattaa
- the LOC142505722 gene encoding uncharacterized protein LOC142505722, whose protein sequence is MTPLIAYITNHELPEDKARAQKIKRQAPRFVFLNKILYIRSFQGPLLKCLNEKEVDYVLREIHEGCCAEHLGGMPLTRKTMLAGFWWPTLKQDAARLVQICEGCQHHSNFSYSPATLMKPIWASCPFDQWGMDIVGPFPVARAQKKFLLVAVDYFSKWVEAEPLAKITEQEVLKFLWKNIVCRFGVPRRIISDNGRQFQVLPVEIGQTSSRVESYPEDNDQSRAMELDLIEEKRNRAFIRMEAYRNRVMKSYNKKVRIRDFQVGDLVMKKVNPTGEVGKLEARWEGPYKITRRVNSGSFYLEDAQGRPLKRPWNVFNLKKYYA, encoded by the exons ATGACACCGCTGATCGCGTACATTACGAACCATGAGCTCCCTGAGGATAAAGCCCGAGCTCAGAAGATCAAAAGACAAGCTCCCAGGTttgttttcttaaataaaattttgtacatAAGATCATTCCAAGGACCGCTTTTGAAGTGTTTAAATGAAAAAGAGGTGGATTATGTTCTCCGAGAGATTCATGAGGGGTGTTGTGCCGAGCACCTCGGAGGAATGCCTTTAACTCgaaaaacaatgcttgctgGATTCTGGTGGCCCACCTTAAAACAAGATGCTGCTCGTTTGGTCCAGATTTGTGAGGGCTGTCAGCATCATTCGAATTTCAGCTACAGCCCGGCCACTCTCATGAAGCCTATTTGGGCATCCTGCCCTTTTGATCAATGGGGCATGGATATTGTGGGTCCTTTTCCGGTTGCCCGGGCTCAGAAAAAATTCTTACTAGTAGCTGTTGACTACTTTTCCAAATGGGTTGAAGCTGAGCCTTTAGCAAAGATCACCGAGCAGGAAGTATTGAAATTTTTGTGGAAGAACATTGTGTGCCGGTTCGGTGTGCCCAGGAGAATAATCTCGGACAATGGAAGACAATTTCAAG ttcTTCCAGTAGAGATCGGGCAGACTTCttcccgggtagaatcttacccggagGACAATGACCAGAGCAGGGCCATGGAATTGGACTTAATAGAAGAAAAAAGGAACAGAGCATTTATTCGAATGGAGGCATACAGAAATCGGGtgatgaaatcatataacaagaAGGTCCGCATTCGAGACTTCCAAGTtggggatttagtcatgaaaaaAGTCAACCCTACTGGGGAAGTTGGGAAGCTGGAAGCCCGATGGGAAGGACCTTACAAAATCACTCGGAGAGTCAACTCGGGATCCTTTTATTTAGAAGATGCGCAGGGACGTCCCCTCAAAAGGCCTTGGAATGTGTTTAACTTAAAGAAGTACTATGCATAA
- the LOC142542363 gene encoding uncharacterized protein LOC142542363, translating into MEDCHFVVGQEFSDVKAFRNAIKEAAIAQHFELRILKSDLIRYIAKCAAEGCPWRIRAVKLPNAPTFAIRSLGGAHTCGRNAHTGHHQASVDWIVNFIEERLRDNINYKPKDILHDVYRQYGITIPYKQAWRAKERGLQAIFGSSEESYCLLPAYCVQILKSNPGSVAEVFTSVADNRFQRVFVSFYASICGFVNGCLPVVGLGGIQLKSKYLGTLLSATSFDADGGLFPLAFGVVDMENDESWMWFLSELHKALEMNTEMIPHLTFLSDGHKGVSDAIKRKFPAASNAICMKYLAESIGKEFKNPRLIQLLWKAAYATTTTGFKEKMVELEEISSEATKWLQQYPPSRWALCYFEGARYGHLSSNIDELNQWIVEARELPIIQVIECIHSKLMANFEDKRAKSESWFSLLVPYAEHHIMESMNRASIYQVLRSDEVEFEVLSAERSEIVNIGTRSCSCRDWQLYGIPCSHAVAALLFSRKDVYSFSEKYFTVSNFCKAYAEEIHSIPGKIEWKKEYENTMGDEIRPVRPPKMRRPPGRPEKKRMCVDEFSREKHTVHCSRCNQTGHYKSTCKSDVCNSLEQM; encoded by the coding sequence ATGGAGGATTGCCATTTTGTTGTTGGCCAGGAGTTTTCCGATGTGAAGGCCTTCCGCAATGCGATTAAAGAGGCTGCAATTGCTCAACACTTTGAACTTCGTATTCTTAAGAGTGATCTGATTCGGTACATCGCAAAATGTGCTGCTGAAGGCTGTCCGTGGCGTATACGAGCAGTGAAGCTTCCTAATGCCCCGACATTCGCCATAAGAAGCCTCGGAGGAGCACATACCTGCGGGAGAAATGCTCATACTGGACATCATCAGGCCTCTGTAGATTGGATCGTGAACTTCATTGAGGAACGACTGCGGGATAACATAAACTATAAGCCAAAAGATATTTTGCACGATGTTTATAGACAATATGGGATAACTATACCGTACAAGCAGGCTTGGCGGGCAAAAGAGCGTGGACTTCAAGCCATATTTGGCTCCTCTGAAGAAAGTTACTGCCTTCTTCCTGCATACTGTGTGCAAATTTTGAAGAGCAATCCTGGAAGTGTTGCTGAGGTGTTTACTTCTGTAGCAGATAACCGTTTTCAGCGTGTTTTTGTTTCCTTTTATGCTTCTATTTGTGGATTCGTGAATGGTTGCCTGCCTGTTGTTGGACTTGGTGGAATTCAGCTCAAGAGCAAATATCTCGGCACGCTACTTTCCGCCACTTCATTTGATGCTGATGGTGGATTATTTCCACTTGCCTTTGGTGTTGTTGACATGGAAAATGATGAAAGTTGGATGTGGTTCTTGTCAGAATTACACAAGGCCCTTGAGATGAACACGGAAATGATACCACATTTGACCTTCTTATCTGACGGACATAAAGGTGTTTCAGATGCTATAAAGAGAAAATTTCCAGCGGCTTCTAATGCAATTTGTATGAAGTACTTGGCTGAAAGCATTGGTAAGGAGTTCAAGAATCCAAGGCTTATCCAACTCCTTTGGAAAGCTGCATATGCCACTACTACAACTGGGTTCAAAGAAAAAATGGTTGAACTTGAGGAAATTTCTTCAGAGGCAACAAAATGGCTACAACAATATCCACCTTCTCGCTGGGCATTATGTTATTTCGAGGGTGCACGATATGGTCATCTCTCATCAAATATCGATGAGCTCAATCAGTGGATAGTTGAAGCACGAGAACTGCCTATAATTCAGGTTATTGAGTGCATTCACAGTAAACTAATGGCCAACTTTGAGGACAAACGTGCTAAAAGTGAGTCGTGGTTTTCTCTGCTTGTTCCATATGCCGAGCATCATATAATGGAGTCAATGAATCGTGCATCCATTTACCAAGTTCTTCGATCAGATGAAGTCGAGTTTGAGGTACTTTCAGCAGAGAGATCTGAAATAGTGAACATCGGGACACGCTCTTGTTCTTGCCGTGATTGGCAATTATATGGGATACCATGCTCCCATGCCGTTGCAGCCCTCCTGTTCTCCAGAAAAGATGTCTACTCCttcagtgaaaaatatttcacTGTTTCCAATTTTTGTAAAGCATATGCAGAAGAGATACATTCCATTCCAGGTAAAATCGAGTGGAAGAAGGAATATGAGAACACCATGGGTGATGAAATAAGACCTGTACGACCACCTAAGATGCGTCGACCACCAGGACGTCCCGAGAAGAAACGTATGTGTGTGGATGAATTTAGCCGTGAGAAGCATACGGTTCACTGTAGTCGTTGCAACCAAACGGGGCACTATAAGTCGACCTGCAAATCAGATGTATGTAACAGTTTAGAGCAAATGTAG